The Clostridia bacterium DNA segment TCTCATTCATGCTATAATGTAGCTACTGGAGGTGAATTTATGGAGGCAGGTATCAGAGAGGTCAAGAACCGTTTCAGCGAATACCTCAGGCGTGTCAAGCAGGGAGAAATACTTCTCATTACGGAACGCAACGCGCCCGTTGCTAAGCTGGTCCCAATCCAAGGGGATGAGCAGCTTCCTGTTTTAACCCTGG contains these protein-coding regions:
- a CDS encoding type II toxin-antitoxin system prevent-host-death family antitoxin, with amino-acid sequence MEAGIREVKNRFSEYLRRVKQGEILLITERNAPVAKLVPIQGDEQLPVLTLVEQGIASWRGGKPQGVVAPPPVRGSIGSLVAEDRR